The following proteins come from a genomic window of Oricola thermophila:
- a CDS encoding glycosyltransferase family 2 protein — MLAYGLISEEAYYRALAEHHCVRFVENDEIAQALAADGEEPGHTLSRHAIWCRLTDGSVRPVFAPPPDRGVIGTADFRDRLARIPGIALATPTGLKSALAKQTKHGLGAAASDRLAIEEPQFSAKHGAGAWHGFLCATMTSCLAVWIWTAPATAMLALQIAAGLFFLGFAALRIVAAMSFRRQSPTPLARFANSERPIYSVIVALYREAPVIADLIPALKALRWPRTKLEIKLVCEEDDSETVAALARERLDRRFEIITVPPIGPQTKPKALNFALPYCTGSLVTLFDAEDRPHPDQLEEAWQTFRRSDPALGALQAPLIVANPHHNWLTGLFHLEYAALFRGILQWLARHRLPIPLGGTSTHFRRSVLEECMRWDPYNVTEDADLGFRMWRKGYRVGLISRPTLEDAPDTVLVWLRQRTRWIKGWIQTWVVHSRPFPSSPSVRPFAGMAIMHLLLAGTVACFLFYPLSVMTVAALGVWSYASGGMPVTWNALGVLAGANIVLAFGAHAALSLRTVDRPLRPLALKVMALVPVYWLLGAVAGWRAVKQYFTEPYLWEKTPHRPHDREGARHGE, encoded by the coding sequence TTGCTCGCATACGGACTGATCAGCGAGGAGGCCTACTACCGCGCGCTGGCCGAACATCACTGCGTTCGCTTCGTCGAGAACGACGAAATCGCGCAAGCCCTTGCCGCCGATGGCGAAGAGCCCGGTCACACCCTTTCGCGCCATGCGATCTGGTGCCGGCTGACCGACGGCTCCGTGCGCCCGGTATTTGCGCCCCCTCCGGATCGCGGAGTCATCGGCACAGCCGATTTCCGCGACAGGCTGGCGCGAATACCGGGCATAGCCCTTGCCACACCGACCGGCCTGAAATCCGCATTGGCCAAGCAAACGAAGCATGGCCTCGGGGCGGCGGCTAGCGACAGACTGGCAATCGAAGAACCGCAGTTCTCGGCCAAGCACGGCGCCGGCGCATGGCACGGTTTCCTTTGCGCGACGATGACAAGTTGTCTTGCCGTCTGGATCTGGACCGCCCCCGCGACGGCCATGCTGGCGCTGCAAATTGCGGCAGGGCTGTTTTTCCTCGGCTTTGCCGCACTGCGGATCGTTGCAGCGATGAGCTTTCGGCGGCAATCGCCGACCCCGCTGGCACGGTTCGCCAACTCCGAGCGGCCTATCTACTCGGTCATCGTTGCGTTGTACCGCGAAGCACCGGTTATCGCGGACCTGATCCCCGCGCTGAAGGCCTTGCGCTGGCCGCGCACCAAGCTGGAGATCAAGCTTGTCTGCGAGGAGGACGACAGCGAGACGGTTGCGGCGCTGGCACGCGAAAGGCTCGACCGCCGTTTCGAAATCATCACCGTCCCGCCGATCGGACCGCAAACAAAGCCGAAGGCGCTCAATTTCGCCCTGCCCTATTGCACGGGGTCGCTCGTCACGCTGTTTGACGCCGAAGACCGGCCGCACCCGGATCAGCTGGAAGAGGCATGGCAGACCTTCCGCCGGTCCGACCCGGCACTCGGAGCATTGCAGGCGCCGCTGATCGTGGCCAACCCGCATCACAACTGGCTGACCGGGCTGTTCCACTTGGAGTATGCGGCACTGTTCCGGGGGATACTGCAATGGCTGGCACGACACAGGCTGCCGATCCCTCTGGGCGGAACGTCCACGCACTTTCGCCGATCGGTGCTCGAGGAATGCATGCGCTGGGATCCCTACAACGTGACCGAGGATGCGGATCTCGGTTTCCGGATGTGGCGCAAGGGATATCGCGTCGGGCTGATCAGTCGGCCGACGCTGGAGGACGCGCCCGACACCGTTCTCGTTTGGCTTCGCCAGCGTACCCGCTGGATCAAGGGCTGGATCCAGACCTGGGTCGTCCATTCGCGCCCGTTCCCGTCCAGTCCTTCGGTACGGCCGTTCGCCGGCATGGCAATCATGCATCTGCTGCTAGCCGGCACCGTCGCCTGTTTCCTGTTCTACCCGCTGAGCGTGATGACCGTTGCCGCACTCGGAGTCTGGAGCTATGCGAGCGGCGGCATGCCGGTAACCTGGAATGCGCTCGGTGTGCTCGCCGGGGCCAATATCGTGCTTGCATTCGGCGCACATGCGGCACTTTCCCTTCGAACGGTGGATCGCCCCCTTCGCCCTCTGGCACTGAAAGTCATGGCCTTGGTGCCTGTCTACTGGCTTCTCGGCGCGGTCGCCGGCTGGCGAGCCGTGAAACAGTACTTCACCGAACCCTATCTCTGGGAAAAGACGCCACACCGCCCGCACGACCGCGAAGGTGCCCGACACGGCGAATGA
- a CDS encoding transporter substrate-binding domain-containing protein, whose translation MVGISNPVSGIRILLFGAALAAAAIPARAEDAPRLFDPNDRGARFDLSGLVRLRFLTTLDFPPFNFADPQGRPVGFNIDIARAICAELDIEAKCEIEAMPWEELDPALDGLRGEAIIAGHRITAGLREARAVSAPYFRFPARFAARNGFVPDSTDMTRLVLGKQVAVVRGSAHAAMLRAWFPDAVAVEFDTPAETYDALASSETEYVFGDGVAMSFWLASPKADGCCRFVSGPFISDHFLGPGISIVMRKDSARMIPVIDSALLALEEKGIYEEIFTRFFPLSPFADGIGAPVSAAPEGQAESPEQSG comes from the coding sequence ATGGTCGGTATTTCAAATCCGGTTTCCGGGATACGTATCCTGTTGTTCGGCGCGGCTCTGGCCGCGGCAGCAATTCCCGCGAGAGCGGAAGATGCCCCCCGTCTGTTCGATCCGAACGACCGTGGTGCGCGTTTCGACCTGTCCGGGCTGGTGCGCCTGCGCTTTCTGACCACGCTGGATTTCCCGCCATTCAATTTTGCCGACCCGCAGGGCCGGCCGGTAGGTTTCAACATCGATATCGCCCGCGCGATCTGCGCCGAACTTGACATCGAGGCGAAGTGCGAGATCGAGGCGATGCCGTGGGAGGAGCTGGACCCGGCGCTGGACGGTTTGCGCGGGGAAGCGATCATTGCTGGCCATCGCATCACGGCCGGATTGAGGGAGGCACGCGCCGTTTCAGCCCCCTATTTCCGGTTTCCGGCCCGGTTTGCCGCACGTAACGGTTTCGTCCCCGATTCAACCGACATGACGCGGCTCGTTCTTGGCAAACAGGTCGCCGTCGTTCGCGGCAGCGCGCATGCAGCCATGCTGAGGGCATGGTTTCCCGATGCCGTCGCGGTCGAGTTCGACACGCCGGCCGAGACCTATGATGCGTTGGCCTCCAGCGAGACGGAGTACGTGTTCGGCGACGGCGTGGCGATGTCCTTCTGGCTTGCCTCCCCAAAGGCTGACGGCTGCTGCCGCTTCGTGTCTGGGCCCTTCATCTCCGATCATTTCCTTGGTCCGGGCATATCGATCGTCATGCGCAAGGATAGTGCCAGGATGATTCCCGTCATCGACAGCGCACTTCTCGCGCTGGAGGAGAAGGGTATCTACGAGGAGATATTCACGCGCTTCTTTCCGCTCAGCCCCTTTGCCGACGGAATCGGCGCTCCCGTGTCAGCCGCGCCGGAAGGGCAGGCAGAGAGCCCAGAGCAGTCCGGCTGA
- a CDS encoding ion transporter encodes MQRLKALVESKPFEQIIVALIIINAISLGLETVPAAMNVAGPVIRGLDRAILAIFVLELLARFAVYRADFFRNPWRIFDLIVVGIALVPSGGTFSVLRALRILRVMRLITVVPSLRRVIGGLLSALPGMGSIVLLLGLFFYVFSVMATKLFGSAFPQWFGSIAASAYSLFQIMTLESWSMGIVRPVMEAYPWAWAFFIPFILCTTFTVLNLVIGVIVSAMQREHEVEAASDRAALHDDQAAILEELGKLREEIRALRAERSLE; translated from the coding sequence ATGCAACGCCTCAAGGCTCTCGTTGAATCGAAACCCTTCGAACAGATCATCGTTGCCCTGATCATCATCAACGCCATCAGTCTCGGGCTCGAAACCGTTCCTGCCGCAATGAACGTGGCAGGTCCCGTGATAAGGGGTCTGGACCGGGCCATTCTCGCGATTTTCGTTCTCGAGCTGCTGGCGAGATTCGCCGTCTATCGTGCCGATTTCTTCAGAAATCCGTGGCGCATCTTCGACCTGATCGTCGTCGGAATCGCGCTGGTCCCGTCCGGCGGAACATTCAGCGTCCTTCGTGCATTGCGCATCCTCCGCGTCATGCGGCTCATCACCGTCGTTCCCTCCCTGCGACGGGTGATCGGCGGCCTGCTCAGCGCACTGCCGGGAATGGGGTCCATCGTGCTTCTGCTCGGATTGTTCTTCTACGTCTTTTCCGTAATGGCGACGAAACTGTTCGGGAGCGCCTTTCCCCAATGGTTCGGATCGATCGCGGCATCGGCTTATTCGTTGTTCCAGATCATGACACTCGAAAGCTGGTCGATGGGTATCGTCCGGCCGGTCATGGAGGCATATCCCTGGGCATGGGCCTTCTTCATTCCGTTCATTCTCTGCACGACATTCACCGTGCTCAACCTCGTTATCGGCGTCATCGTCTCCGCGATGCAAAGGGAACACGAAGTGGAGGCGGCATCGGACCGGGCCGCGCTGCACGACGACCAGGCCGCCATATTGGAGGAACTCGGCAAATTGCGGGAGGAAATCCGAGCGCTTCGCGCGGAACGCTCCCTAGAATGA
- a CDS encoding 2'-deoxycytidine 5'-triphosphate deaminase translates to MTEGGILPDSAIAGLLETGALRTERALDPDQIQPASLDLRLGATAFRVRASFMPGRGFKVSDKLEQFKLHEIDLAAGAVLETGCVYIVPLLETLALPDGIAASANPKSSTGRLDIFTRVMTDHGIEFDKIPAGYDGPLYLEVSPRTFPVVVRTGSRLSQIRFRSADTVIDADELATLHAAETLVAGDDPIIGQAGIAVSVDLSGGTNGLVGYRGKHHTAVIDVDKRAALDVLDFWEPLYVRDRKELILDPDEFYILVSREAVHVPPDYAAEMTPFDPLVGEFRVHYAGFFDPGFGHSAAGGSGSRAVLEVRSHEVPFVLEDGQTVGRLVYERMERRPDRLYGADLKSNYQAQGLKLSKHFRSF, encoded by the coding sequence GTGACAGAAGGGGGCATCCTGCCCGACAGCGCCATCGCGGGTTTGCTCGAAACCGGAGCGCTCCGCACAGAACGCGCGCTTGATCCTGACCAGATCCAGCCGGCAAGTCTTGATTTGCGGCTCGGTGCGACGGCATTCCGCGTCCGTGCCTCCTTCATGCCCGGGAGGGGGTTCAAGGTTTCGGACAAGCTGGAACAGTTCAAGCTTCACGAGATTGATCTTGCTGCCGGTGCGGTGCTGGAGACCGGCTGCGTGTACATTGTTCCGCTCCTGGAAACGCTTGCGTTGCCGGACGGCATTGCTGCGTCGGCCAACCCCAAGAGTTCGACCGGCCGCCTCGACATTTTCACCCGTGTGATGACCGATCACGGCATCGAGTTCGACAAGATCCCGGCGGGATATGACGGGCCGCTTTATCTTGAGGTCAGCCCGCGTACCTTCCCTGTCGTCGTGCGCACCGGCTCGCGTCTGTCCCAGATACGCTTCCGGTCCGCGGACACGGTTATCGATGCCGACGAGCTTGCGACGCTGCATGCCGCCGAGACCCTTGTCGCAGGCGACGATCCGATCATAGGTCAGGCCGGCATTGCCGTCTCGGTCGATCTCTCTGGCGGCACGAACGGACTTGTCGGCTACCGTGGCAAGCATCACACGGCCGTCATTGACGTCGACAAGCGCGCCGCTCTCGACGTGCTGGACTTCTGGGAACCTCTCTATGTTCGCGATCGCAAGGAACTGATCCTCGATCCTGACGAGTTCTACATTCTCGTGAGCCGGGAAGCCGTTCACGTGCCTCCGGACTATGCCGCGGAGATGACGCCGTTCGATCCGCTGGTCGGAGAGTTCCGGGTTCACTATGCCGGCTTTTTCGATCCCGGTTTCGGCCACAGCGCCGCCGGTGGTTCGGGGAGCCGCGCCGTGCTGGAGGTGCGCAGCCACGAAGTGCCCTTCGTTCTGGAGGATGGGCAGACCGTAGGTCGCCTTGTCTACGAACGCATGGAAAGGCGGCCGGACCGTCTCTATGGCGCCGATCTCAAGTCGAACTACCAGGCCCAGGGCCTCAAGCTTTCCAAGCACTTCCGGTCATTCTAG